The Raphanus sativus cultivar WK10039 chromosome 6, ASM80110v3, whole genome shotgun sequence sequence TCTAATCCCCTCTGGACTGTATGTATTTTTCAGTGGCAAGGGAAGTACATAGGCATGAAGAAGAGGCGTGATGCTTGTAAAGAAGCCATAGAGATTCTCCAGAAGGCTATGGGAGCCGCTAATGATGAGAAAGCCAATCTCCAGATAAGTAAGTTGATTACGATTCACCAATTTTATCCATGTGGTGAGCTATACACGTTAGAGTAAGTTATTGGTGTGTGCCATATGTCTTTGATTTTGAGTAGCGTTGATTCTTCTTGAATGATGATGATTCTTTGGCGATTATTAACTGAATTTATCTTAACTTGAGCTATTATTAGTGATGTGTGGATTGGGTGGAAAGATGGTTTTATTACTATAGCTCTCAATCTcgttgtgattttttttatctgaGCACTGCTTACTTGCTATCTGTATCCTACAGAACTTAGGGAGATGTCGGATAGCGTGGACACTAAGGAGAATTATTCGGTGGAAAAGGCATCTTTGGAGAAAGAAGTTTATGATTTGAAGTCTGAGATATTGTCTTTGCAACAAAGGTTGGAGCTGAACCTTCAAGAGAAAAATGAGCAAAGTAAAATCCTTCGTGATCAAGCTTCTAGCAGAGGAAAGGAGATCAATGAACTGAAGAACCTCCTTAAGAAAGAGACATCAAGGGCTGATAATTCTGAAGAAGAGAGGGAACAAATTTGTAAAGAATTGAACAAGGCAAAGGCACTGCTGGTCAAATATGAGGATATTAAGCCGGACGTTCCTGAACTGAGAGAGGAAATAAATCTGGTTAAAAGTCTTCTTGTAAGCGAGAGGCAGAAGGCAGAGTCAGAGAGGAAGAAAGCAGAATCAGAGAAAAAGAAAGCTGATCAGTATCTTTCTGAGTTGGAGACGTTAAGAACTACAGCTCGTAAGACTAGTTCTGATCTGCTTGCTTTGACATCCAATCTTGAGACTGTGAAAAAGCAGCTTGAGTCTGAAAAACAAAAGACTCTGAGAGAGAAAAAACGTGCAGATATGGAGAGTGCCAAAGCTAGGGAACAGATGAATCTGGCGGAAGGATTGTCTAAGAAGTTTGAAATCATTAGAGTTAGAAATGAAGAGCTCAAGAAAGAAGCGGAATTGCAGAGCGCTAGTAGCAAAGTAAAGTTTGCTGAAAACTCAGCAAAACTagaagagaagatgaggctCCTTGAGATGAATAAGAAAACAGCCATGGACTGGAAATCTCGTGTTGATGATCTGACTCGGCAGTTGCAGGAGTCACAATTAGTGACTGAGGGTTTGAAAAAACAGGTGCATGAGCTTTCTCTCTCTCGGAAATCGACTCGCTCTATTTCTCCTCATGAAGCCAGAGATCTGGAAAAGGCTAAAATGAGGCTTTTGAAGAAGGAGCTGAAGTTTCAGAAGAAACGTGAAAAGCACTTCAATGAAGTGGCTGAGTTTGAAAAATATCGAAGGGAATTTCAGGCAGAAGAGCTGGGACGGTTAAAACTTGAGGTCGGTGGTTTTACAAATCGCATGAATCGTCTGGGTGAGTGTTTTTCAAGAGACGTTGAAGGTACAGCTGCTCTTGCAAAGGTTTGTTTATGCAGTAAATTTCTTACTCTATTCCTTCACATCCTAATTTAATATTCTGGTTGATGATTTGACATTTGATACTTTCGTTGCTCCCGGGTTTCAGACGTTAGGCTACATGATGGATCTGTTCTGAATGACATGGTAAATTAAAAAGAATCCTGTTTTTCTACTTACCTCGTCTTGAGTGAGTATCCTAGGTTTATGATTGTGGCTTAAACATTCTCAGTTCAGCTGAAATAGTCAGTTGAAGTTATCTGAGTTACTGAGTATGAACACTTAGGCTCTAGTCTGTTGAAATTGTTAGTGTCATTGAATCTTACTATAGATAGATTATTAACAACATATATCGCCTTTGTACTTTGCATCATTTTAATTCTTTACTAATACTTATGTTTCATTCTATTGCTTTATAGGTAGAAGGCCGCAAGAAACCCCCGAAGAACCGTAGTGGTGAAAAGAATTCTGACGCAAGATGCCATTTGGGAGCCAACCTTGTTTCTCGGAACCAAGCTTGCAAGTTTTCTGCCCAGTTAATCGCTAAAGCTGGACGTGGCGTGAGTGAGTCTGTCTCAGGTTCTGTTTCTCAATTGGAGTCTCCTATTGGAGGGTCTAGAGAGTTACAGACTTCTGGAGTAATTTCCAGCTCGACATCATTTTCTGATGGGCAAGGTAGAGAGCAGCTCGCTTTTACTACTTCAGCAGAAATAGCAAAAGATAAGCCGAATATCCAACCAACAAAACCAAGTATGTTCCAGAAAGTCGATACCAGGAAAAATGGAAATCTCTGTTTTGTGGCTGAAAACTGTGTTCAAAGCGGTCAAAAAGATAGGCATGAGGTGCTTAATGAGCACTctcgaaaaagaaaaagattgtcAGAGGCAATGGAGTCACGTAAGCATCTCTCATCTGATGATAGAAAGAAAAATCCACAGATTAGAGAGAAGCTGGGTGCCTTGCAGTCTGTGGTAGCAGAAACTGGATACAAGGCtttaagagagaaagaaactttGGTTTCTTGTGAGAAGAAGACAATGATGCAGAAAACTATGTGCTACTCTACCGCTAAAGGACATGATGATGCAACGTTATTTCTGGAGAACGATGCTGCTACAGATTATATGAAATTGCTGGAGTTGGATCAACCAGAAGAAGAAATTTGCTACCAGATTGCAAGAGAATCGCTCATGTCCCCTGATCTTCCTCGGGTAGACTTTTTGGCTAATGAGGTTATGAATGAGGACCAAAATCTTGCTACTGCTCTTGACTTGGTTGCTAGTAATAGCGGGGATTTATGTGACAATATAAGTATCAACACTGATAATGCTTCAGTGACAGTCAAAATGCCACCTGAGTCGCCAACATCGCATGGTCATATTCTTAAGTACTTTGTCGTGTTTTCAAATACTGAAGATCAGAACAGTATCATCAAAATTTCCCATGCTACAAACAATTGTGTTCAGCGATGCCCATCAGATGCTACAGCACAGTGGGCAGTGCCCGCGATTTTGTTCTCTTTGAAAATGGAAGAAAACCTCTTAGCACGGTATGTTGTTATCCTCTCTAATGTGTTTTCAATTCATAATGTTAATATATAGTAACTCTTAAAACTCCATCATTAAACTAGTGTCTGGGTGCTAATATATGCCTTGTTTCTTTCTCAGGGAAAGGGTATGTGTGTTCCTCTCCTTGCTGCTTCATAACTTCTCTATGGTCGCCTCGATGAACATTGGGAACACTCTGGATTATGATTCTTGCTCCTGCTTGGATTCTTTCTCGAAGCATATATCTAGTGGTATGTCCCTAAATCCAATttccttttcttgtttttcttccaaaactaaatattttagtcTGCTATTGATTTGATGTTTAAATGTATTGAACTTGGAATTCTATTGTGTAGTTATGGCTGGTACTGAAGCTGGAGGTATTCTATCTGAATTTTTGGAAgaactccttaaccttcttcagGACCTCCTTTTAGAGCAGAGGGTATTGTATTCTGCGAAATCCTTAGAAACAACTGAATCTGATTTAAGCATCCCTGTCACACTGAATGGAGAAAATATAGTTCTCTTCAGAAAAGTCGCTCTAATTGATCATTTGGTGGCTGGAAGTGCTATTTTGGCAGCAATATGTACTATAGTGGACCGTGTGGAACTTATTCGTGAAGCTTCCTTTGAAATCCTGCGCAAACACAGTCATGAGAAG is a genomic window containing:
- the LOC108813106 gene encoding uncharacterized protein LOC108813106 isoform X1, which translates into the protein MAANAPPEMASGNPCCVAWQGKYIGMKKRRDACKEAIEILQKAMGAANDEKANLQIKLREMSDSVDTKENYSVEKASLEKEVYDLKSEILSLQQRLELNLQEKNEQSKILRDQASSRGKEINELKNLLKKETSRADNSEEEREQICKELNKAKALLVKYEDIKPDVPELREEINLVKSLLVSERQKAESERKKAESEKKKADQYLSELETLRTTARKTSSDLLALTSNLETVKKQLESEKQKTLREKKRADMESAKAREQMNLAEGLSKKFEIIRVRNEELKKEAELQSASSKVKFAENSAKLEEKMRLLEMNKKTAMDWKSRVDDLTRQLQESQLVTEGLKKQVHELSLSRKSTRSISPHEARDLEKAKMRLLKKELKFQKKREKHFNEVAEFEKYRREFQAEELGRLKLEVGGFTNRMNRLGECFSRDVEDVRLHDGSVLNDMVEGRKKPPKNRSGEKNSDARCHLGANLVSRNQACKFSAQLIAKAGRGVSESVSGSVSQLESPIGGSRELQTSGVISSSTSFSDGQGREQLAFTTSAEIAKDKPNIQPTKPSMFQKVDTRKNGNLCFVAENCVQSGQKDRHEVLNEHSRKRKRLSEAMESRKHLSSDDRKKNPQIREKLGALQSVVAETGYKALREKETLVSCEKKTMMQKTMCYSTAKGHDDATLFLENDAATDYMKLLELDQPEEEICYQIARESLMSPDLPRVDFLANEVMNEDQNLATALDLVASNSGDLCDNISINTDNASVTVKMPPESPTSHGHILKYFVVFSNTEDQNSIIKISHATNNCVQRCPSDATAQWAVPAILFSLKMEENLLARERVCVFLSLLLHNFSMVASMNIGNTLDYDSCSCLDSFSKHISSVMAGTEAGGILSEFLEELLNLLQDLLLEQRVLYSAKSLETTESDLSIPVTLNGENIVLFRKVALIDHLVAGSAILAAICTIVDRVELIREASFEILRKHSHEKTFVPLTILHVFAYIAGEKLMSSSDHDISNAVLKSIVMFLENRHFGTVDGYAKLHPGKNKCPFSDKSSSLEAMGSMLMEVVQEFTRSNTVHQSLIEFRPAHKGFQCRLARDQSVTLCDILSLVELIACYTAWDWTSANIVSPLLKTLGMTLPMNVSVAVISLLGQLSSVGVDAGGYENEGISNLREKLSSFLQCEKTLEAGFAVQIATVSSLLKTLQLDLAKVFQGEITKLPDCGDQSLSVPANMVTKWFSLLSEEQRAFAAEFLQASVVR
- the LOC108813106 gene encoding uncharacterized protein LOC108813106 isoform X2; amino-acid sequence: MAANAPPEMASGNPCCVAWQGKYIGMKKRRDACKEAIEILQKAMGAANDEKANLQIKLREMSDSVDTKENYSVEKASLEKEVYDLKSEILSLQQRLELNLQEKNEQSKILRDQASSRGKEINELKNLLKKETSRADNSEEEREQICKELNKAKALLVKYEDIKPDVPELREEINLVKSLLVSERQKAESERKKAESEKKKADQYLSELETLRTTARKTSSDLLALTSNLETVKKQLESEKQKTLREKKRADMESAKAREQMNLAEGLSKKFEIIRVRNEELKKEAELQSASSKVKFAENSAKLEEKMRLLEMNKKTAMDWKSRVDDLTRQLQESQLVTEGLKKQVHELSLSRKSTRSISPHEARDLEKAKMRLLKKELKFQKKREKHFNEVAEFEKYRREFQAEELGRLKLEVGGFTNRMNRLGECFSRDVEGTAALAKVEGRKKPPKNRSGEKNSDARCHLGANLVSRNQACKFSAQLIAKAGRGVSESVSGSVSQLESPIGGSRELQTSGVISSSTSFSDGQGREQLAFTTSAEIAKDKPNIQPTKPSMFQKVDTRKNGNLCFVAENCVQSGQKDRHEVLNEHSRKRKRLSEAMESRKHLSSDDRKKNPQIREKLGALQSVVAETGYKALREKETLVSCEKKTMMQKTMCYSTAKGHDDATLFLENDAATDYMKLLELDQPEEEICYQIARESLMSPDLPRVDFLANEVMNEDQNLATALDLVASNSGDLCDNISINTDNASVTVKMPPESPTSHGHILKYFVVFSNTEDQNSIIKISHATNNCVQRCPSDATAQWAVPAILFSLKMEENLLARERVCVFLSLLLHNFSMVASMNIGNTLDYDSCSCLDSFSKHISSVMAGTEAGGILSEFLEELLNLLQDLLLEQRVLYSAKSLETTESDLSIPVTLNGENIVLFRKVALIDHLVAGSAILAAICTIVDRVELIREASFEILRKHSHEKTFVPLTILHVFAYIAGEKLMSSSDHDISNAVLKSIVMFLENRHFGTVDGYAKLHPGKNKCPFSDKSSSLEAMGSMLMEVVQEFTRSNTVHQSLIEFRPAHKGFQCRLARDQSVTLCDILSLVELIACYTAWDWTSANIVSPLLKTLGMTLPMNVSVAVISLLGQLSSVGVDAGGYENEGISNLREKLSSFLQCEKTLEAGFAVQIATVSSLLKTLQLDLAKVFQGEITKLPDCGDQSLSVPANMVTKWFSLLSEEQRAFAAEFLQASVVR